In the Naumovozyma dairenensis CBS 421 chromosome 4, complete genome genome, one interval contains:
- the PXA2 gene encoding ATP-binding cassette long-chain fatty acid transporter PXA2 (similar to Saccharomyces cerevisiae PXA2 (YKL188C); ancestral locus Anc_4.287), with the protein MTANVLSFYRRHRLRILKTSYILLLFTTLYNVNGGGSNTTANDRKDNKKSQVTDKNDKTLPSYQRNKIKNSGRIEGYSGNEDNDEGEESDVQALIISPKNDRLSKSRSGSNVEQEDKKNPNVSEPTPKRRRTDFLLKIILNDKKCLILFFTQAILLIIRTFLSLHVATLDGKLVSSLVKAQYPKFLKILLGQWMVLGIPASFINALINYLTKLCSVTINRLISKVLLDKYLSSHHTFYAVAASTGVGTGTTPNKKDGSDDDNNNTTQRINSVSEIQDNLTKDIYTFSTNTSILLNQLLKPMLDLILCSFKLLMSSTNNMGEGTLALGLIVYGSNSILKLIQPNFTSLTMKRASLESAFRSLHSNIHTHSEEIALLKGQDRELANLDFTFYKLVLFLNREIKAKALYDLATTFIIKYTWGAAGLVLCSIPIFFKGDTTTNLDEELLIEDNSNRDKQDEHDITADFITNRRLLLTASSSIGRFVELKKNVQQLRGVSLRLNEFNDLLDRNLNPQLEEKDTSMIEYNNSLIKFENVPLITPANQVLVKNLSFELKHGDHLLIIGPNGCGKSSLFRILGGLWPVRQIDDPNLKTKLILPKRSLNDETNGNKQECSIFYLPQKPYMGNRSTFREQIIYPDTMEQFLQRFNNDYEKGDKELTKILEALELDDLIAENLSLILAQRSMNDQTSKKISIQEQSQAQAKNQGEKIEGDDVDDRDLIMVPSNGVETSSADDAETSSSSSIINVRDAFDLRRNWSDELSIGVQQRLAMARMYYHRPKFAVLDECTSAVSPEMEQKMYKISQDFGISLISVCHRTSLWHFHNYLLRFDGKGGYQFNKFDPVKRLKEEEKLTELNSLLDQQVPVWKKKLTDLKIARRSNLVKKSQSELNVTKTIA; encoded by the coding sequence ATGACCGCCAATGTTCTATCTTTTTACAGAAGGCATCGGTTGAGGATCCTGAAAACTTCATATATTTTACTACTATTCACCACTTTATATAACGTTAATGGTGGGGGGAGCAACACAACAGCTAACGATCGGAAGGATAATAAAAAGAGTCAGGTTACCGATAAAAATGACAAAACACTACCCTCTTATCAACgtaacaaaataaaaaattcagGACGTATTGAAGGTTATTCTGGTAATGAGGACAATGACGAAGGGGAAGAGAGTGATGTTCAAGCCTTGATAATAAGTCCTAAAAATGATCGTCTATCGAAAAGTAGGTCAGGTTCTAATGTAGAACAGGAGGACAAGAAGAATCCTAATGTTAGTGAACCCACTCCGAAGCGTAGGAGAActgattttcttttaaagataattctaaatgataaaaaatgTCTAATTTTATTCTTCACTCAAGCAATCTTACTTATCATTAGAACATTCCTTTCACTTCATGTCGCTACATTAGATGGGAAATTAGTCTCTTCTTTAGTGAAAGCCCAATATCCaaagtttttgaaaattttacTGGGTCAATGGATGGTTTTAGGTATCCCTGCAAGTTTCATTAATGCattaatcaattatttGACAAAATTATGTTCCGTAACTATAAATAGACTGATTTCTAAAGTCTTATtggataaatatttatcaagTCATCATACTTTTTACGCTGTTGCTGCTTCCACTGGAGTTGGTACAGGGACTACCCCTAATAAAAAAGACGGgagtgatgatgataataataatactacgCAACGAATTAATTCAGTATCTGAAATTCAAGATAATCTAACAAAGGATATTTATACTTTCTCAACTAACACGTCCATcttattaaatcaattactAAAACCAATGTTGGATTTAATATTATgttcatttaaattattgatGTCAAGCACAAATAATATGGGTGAAGGTACGTTAGCATTAGGTTTAATAGTATATGGTTCTAATTCTATCTTGAAGTTAATTCAGCCAAATTTTACGAGTTTGACAATGAAAAGAGCTTCTCTAGAGAGTGCGTTCAGATCATTacattcaaatattcataCTCATAGTGAAGAAATCGCACTTTTGAAAGGTCAAGATAGAGAATTGGCTAATTTGGATTTCACATTCTATAAATTGGTCTTGTTCCTTAATAGAGAAATTAAAGCTAAAGCCCTCTATGATTTGGCTACTAcattcatcattaaatataCATGGGGTGCTGCTGGTTTAGTGTTATGTTctattccaatttttttcaaaggtGATACAACTACTAACcttgatgaagaattattgatagaagataatagtaatagGGACAAGCAAGATGAACATGACATTACCGCTGACTTTATTACTAATAGAAGGCTTTTGTTAACTGCTTCAAGTTCAATTGGTAGATTTGtagaattgaagaaaaatgttcAACAATTACGTGGTGTTAGTTTAAGActaaatgaatttaatgatttattagatagaaatttaaatcctcaacttgaagaaaaggaCACGTCCATGATTGagtataataattcattaattaaatttgaaaatgtcCCATTAATTACACCAGCGAACCAGGTCctagtgaaaaatttatcatttgaattgaaacatGGTGATCATCTTTTAATCATTGGACCAAATGGATGTggtaaatcatcattattccGTATTCTTGGAGGGTTATGGCCCGTCAGACAAATTGATGATCCAAATTTAAAGACTAAATTAATTCTTCCCAAGAGatcattaaatgatgaaactaATGGTAATAAGCAAGAatgttcaattttttatttaccaCAAAAACCTTACATGGGTAATCGTTCTACATTCAGAGAACAGATAATATATCCTGATACCATGGAGCAATTTTTGCAAAGATTCAATAACGATTATGAAAAAGgtgataaagaattaacGAAAATATTAGAAGCTTTAGAATTAGATGACTTAATTGCTGAGAATTTGTCATTAATATTAGCTCAACGATCGATGAATGATCAAACCTCAAAGAAGATCTCTATTCAAGAACAATCGCAAGCGCAAGCGAAGAATCAAGGAGAGAAGATTGAAGgtgatgatgttgatgataGAGATTTGATAATGGTTCCCTCTAATGGTGTTGAAACTTCTAGTGCTGATGATGCTgaaacttcttcttcttcttccattATTAATGTTAGAGATGCATTTGATTTAAGAAGGAATTGGTCTGATGAATTATCCATTGGTGTACAACAAAGATTAGCCATGGCAAGAATGTATTATCATCGACCTAAATTTGCTGTTTTGGATGAATGTACTTCAGCTGTATCACCTGAGATGGAGCAAAAAATGTATAAGATATCACAAGattttggaatttctttaatttctgtCTGTCATAGGACAAGTTTATGGCATTTCCATAATTATTTGTTAAGATTTGATGGGAAAGGTGGATatcaatttaataaatttgatcctgtgaaaagattaaaagAGGAGGAAAAATTAACtgaattgaattctttattGGATCAACAAGTACCTGtttggaagaaaaaattaactgatttgaaaattgcCCGGAGATCTAATTTAGTTAAAAAATCTCAAAGTGAATTAAATGTTACCAAGACAATAGCTTGA
- the FAT3 gene encoding Fat3p (similar to Saccharomyces cerevisiae YKL187C and YLR413W; ancestral locus Anc_4.285) has translation MQPTTTFRGKNLLLSIIILFLFTIFIVIIVATAGSTANYKPLTNIYIGDADISHINVTKIIPAVGPILVIMGTALTAPNSSLDEIFGSLKEIADTPALTPLLTLLSNAEDVENSIIALSDLAPLALSGNPVSDTKELTEISGLLSVSNNDTGTLTGLSELVLPAMAHLNSSSSSSASDDSTTIVMTLLNDSIDPLNSTISLKYLNGLTPDDKVMMLPVFRIFGSSDNITMTLQSLEGIMNADPPIPPQLASTLLTTIQSGLERSDNLTAVLSSIGSLVPDAQRSSFNSVGQLLNASSSPNNTLSILSDLIEENITESQVAKNSFGELTSLMMNSNNKSMVVQSVQSLAMVPNTTEADMQLDALTTMLRSTDNQNATVDTLATLSSGLSPNSSTFEYIPSLFQLLGASKEPGESFSSLVTLTAWAQQNPETFTPIVAILNSAESVEQISEEALTVMTPTLLEFLKIPIHFRLSIFSLCKANLKNEIIECSSPHAVQNMDFRHIVYDALMDSDFEPYLRALNITADSLQLDGRLQDREHEYVPSIKAVLAMNLLAIITSFFTMIFLFLLIFLRRFIVHKTMWFCSLVLVLFVGLFTGLGATICQVVVSIIKSGTHHDRYGVVFSAGSAYFGCVWTAFALAVVSNFIMLYIVWNMAEALLGRTFFRKRTSTRTDIEQGDGEEDEEYDEEIPSRVVVDDDAIVRTGKKDDVENASNGSSGSRSGIEAEEKLPPTTNVMTATTAVSGAERASDSASNEEEIVNEKNVNAYD, from the coding sequence ATGCAACCTACTACAACTTTCAGAGGTAAAAACCTTCTGTTATCAATAATtatcttatttttattcacGATATTCATAGTAATCATTGTTGCTACTGCTGGATCTACAGCAAACTATAAACCTCTAACTAACATCTATATAGGTGATGCTGATATTTCTCACATTAATGTAACGAAAATTATACCTGCCGTTGGTCCAATATTAGTGATCATGGGTACAGCTTTAACGGCACCAAATAGTTCTTTGGATGAAATTTTCGGatcattgaaagaaattgcTGACACTCCTGCATTAACTCCATTATTAACTTTATTGTCAAACGCTGAAGATGTGGAAAATTCCATAATTGCATTAAGTGATTTGGCTCCATTGGCTTTAAGTGGTAATCCTGTATCAGATACTAAGGAATTAACTGAAATTAGTGGATTATTATCtgtttcaaataatgatactgGTACACTTACTGGATTAAGTGAATTGGTCTTACCTGCTATGGCTCATTTGAATTCAAGCTCTTCTTCTAGTGCATCTGATGATAGTACGACAATTGTCATGACGTTATTGAATGATTCCATAGATCCATTAAATTCCACTATATccttaaaatatttaaatggCCTAACGCCAGATGATAAAGTTATGATGCTACCTGTCTTTAGAATATTTGGTAGTTCCGATAATATAACAATGACTTTACAATCTTTAGAAGGTATAATGAATGCTGATCCACCTATCCCACCTCAATTGGCATCCACTTTATTGACTACCATTCAGAGTGGATTGGAGAGATCAGATAATTTAACTGCCGTTTTATCATCCATTGGTTCTTTAGTTCCAGATGCTCAAAGatcttcattcaattcTGTGGGTCAGTTACTAAATGCTTCAAGTTCTCCAAATAATACCTTAAGCATATTATCAgatttaattgaagaaaatattacagAATCTCAAGTGGctaaaaattcatttgGAGAATTAACAAgtttaatgatgaattcaaataataaatcaatggTAGTACAATCTGTCCAAAGTCTAGCCATGGTTCCAAATACAACTGAAGCAGATATGCAATTAGATGCATTAACAACGATGTTGAGATCAACAGATAATCAAAACGCAACTGTAGATACACTTGCCACACTAAGTTCCGGTTTAAGTCCAAATAGTTCCACTTTTGAGTATATCCCATCATTATTCCAATTGTTAGGCGCTTCTAAGGAACCAGGAGAAAGTTTTAGTTCCTTAGTTACATTAACAGCATGGGCTCAACAAAATCCAGAAACATTCACACCGATCGTTGCCATTTTAAATTCTGCTGAAAGCGTAGAACAAATCTCTGAAGAGGCATTAACGGTTATGACACCAACTTTATtagaatttttgaaaattccAATCCATTTCCGTTTATCCATTTTCAGTCTTTGTAAAGCTAACTTGAAAAATGAGATAATTGAATGTTCATCACCACATGCAGTTCAAAATATGGATTTCAGACATATCGTTTACGATGCATTAATGGATTCTGATTTCGAACCATATTTAAGAGCTTTAAATATTACAGCAGATTCATTACAATTAGATGGTAGATTACAAGATAGAGAACATGAATATGTCCCATCTATTAAAGCTGTCCTCGCAATGAATCTATTAGCTATAATTACTTCTTTCTTCACAATGATTTTCTTATTCCTATTGATTTTCTTAAGAAGGTTCATTGTTCATAAGACTATGTGGTTCTGTTCATTAGTTTTAGTCCTCTTTGTTGGATTGTTCACTGGGTTGGGTGCCACAATTTGTCAAGTTGTTGTATCTATCATTAAATCTGGTACCCATCATGATAGATATGGTGTTGTCTTCTCAGCTGGCAGTGCATATTTTGGTTGTGTTTGGACTGCCTTTGCATTAGCAGTTGTGTCTAATTTCATCATGTTATACATTGTTTGGAATATGGCTGAAGCCTTATTAGGTAGAACTTTCTTCAGGAAACGTACTAGTACTAGAACTGATATCGAACAAGGTGAtggagaagaagatgaagagtacgatgaagaaattcCAAGCAGGGTTGTAGTTGACGATGATGCTATTGTAAGGACAGGTAAGAAAGATGATGTGGAAAATGCAAGTAATGGAAGTTCTGGTAGCAGAAGTGGTATTGAAGCAGAAGAAAAACTACCTCCTACGACTAATGTTATGACAGCTACGACTGCTGTATCTGGAGCGGAACGTGCTTCTGATAGTGCAAgcaatgaagaagaaattgtgAATGAGAAAAATGTTAATGCGTACGATTAA
- the GCN5 gene encoding histone acetyltransferase GCN5 — translation MVTRRRSRTVEESVDNSKESTLESNVNEEDQDESKEDEEDGPLPKKIKLDNANGDTKDIVNDDDGDGAELSDKPSKEELITPTPVIVNLDDADAKDDDTDAKVNGDTNIDSKNPVIDETIADEEKGIVSFEFDGVEYKFKERASVIEEKEGKIEFRVVNNDNTKENMMVLTGLKNIFQKQLPKMPKEYIARLVYDRSHLSMAVVRKPLTVVGGITYRPFDKREFAEIVFCAISSTEQVRGYGAHLMNHLKDYVRNTSNIKYFLTYADNYAIGYFKKQGFTKEITLDKSIWMGYIKDYEGGTLMQCSMLPKIRYLDAGKILLLQEAALRRKIRTISKSHVVRPGLEVFKELKNIKPIDPMTIPGLKEAGWTPEMDELAQRPKRGPHFAAIQNILTELQNHAAAWPFLQPVNKEEVPDYYEFIKEPMDLSTMEIKLENNKYQKMEDFIYDARLVFNNCRMYNGENTSYFKYANRLEKFFNSKIKEIPEYAGLLN, via the coding sequence ATGGTGACAAGACGTAGAAGTCGTACTGTTGAAGAATCTGTGGATAATAGCAAAGAATCCACTTTGGAATCCAATgttaatgaagaagacCAAGACGAAAgtaaagaagatgaagaggaTGGACCATTACcgaaaaaaatcaaattagaTAATGCTAACGGCGATACCAAGGACATAGtcaatgatgatgatggtgatggtGCTGAATTATCAGATAAGCCTTCTAAAGAGGAGCTAATTACGCCAACACCTGTGATTGTAAATCTCGATGATGCGGATGcaaaagatgatgatacgGACGCAAAAGTAAATGGCGATACGAATATAGATTCCAAAAATCCGGTAATAGATGAAACAATTGCTGATGAGGAGAAAGGAATAGTAAGTTTTGAATTCGATGGTGTAGAatataaattcaaagaaagagCTAGtgttattgaagaaaaggaaggGAAGATTGAATTTAGAGTAGTAAACAATGATAatacaaaggaaaatatgATGGTTTTAACaggattgaaaaatattttccaaaagcAATTACCTAAGATGCccaaagaatatattgcAAGATTGGTTTATGATCGAAGTCATCTTTCAATGGCTGTAGTGAGGAAACCATTGACTGTAGTTGGTGGTATCACATATAGACCATTTGATAAAAGAGAATTTGCAGAAATCGTATTTTGTGCTATTAGCTCTACTGAACAAGTTCGTGGGTATGGTGCCCATTTGatgaatcatttgaaagattatgTTAGAAATACctcaaatattaaatatttcttaacTTATGCTGATAATTATGCCATAGGTTATTTTAAGAAACAAGGTTTCACAAAGGAAATTACTTTGGATAAAAGCATTTGGATGGGGTATATTAAAGATTATGAAGGTGGTACATTAATGCAATGTTCAATGTTACCTAAAATACGATATTTAGATGCAGGTAAAATTCTTTTGTTACAAGAAGCAGCACTTCGAAGGAAAATTAGAACGATATCTAAATCTCATGTAGTAAGGCCAGGATTAGAAGTATTTAAAGAGctcaaaaatattaaaccTATCGATCCAATGACAATCCCTGGTTTAAAAGAAGCAGGTTGGACTCCTGAAATGGATGAATTAGCTCAAAGACCGAAAAGAGGACCACATTTTGCCGCTATCCAAAACATATTGACAGAACTTCAAAATCATGCTGCAGCTTGGCCATTCTTACAACCAgttaataaagaagaagtcCCAGACTATtatgaattcattaaagaaCCAATGGATTTAAGTACCatggaaattaaattagaaaataataaatatcaaaaaatgGAAGACTTTATTTATGATGCAAGATTGGTATTCAACAACTGTAGAATGTACAATGGTGAAAATACttcatatttcaaatatgcTAATAGATTAGAGAAGTTCTTCAATTCAAAGATTAAGGAAATACCAGAATATGCAGGTTTATTAAACTGA
- the MTR2 gene encoding Mtr2p (similar to Saccharomyces cerevisiae MTR2 (YKL186C); ancestral locus Anc_4.284), whose translation MNQGAATSHQPEILQTFIKKILLHLDDNETKNLQQFLSYFNNTNCKIIFNGAPFAQPMIFLQMWQEQFVQTQHALTSLDYQIIPGSGTMILNINSKVRFDESGRDRLGQDALIKDGSNRGGLNNNTRPIFGSYFGVSLQLVIDDRIFRNDFNGVISCFNYNMLYKPEDSLIKIH comes from the coding sequence ATGAATCAAGGAGCAGCCACATCACATCAACCTGAAATATTGCAAACGTTTATCAAGAAGATATTACTTCATttagatgataatgaaactaAAAATTTACAACAATTCTTATCATATTTCAATAACACGAATTgcaaaataattttcaatggtGCGCCATTTGCTCAACCAATGATTTTCCTACAAATGTGGCAGGAACAATTCGTTCAAACACAACATGCACTAACTTCATTAGATTATCAGATAATTCCAGGATCTGGTACCATGAttttaaatattaatagtaaaGTTAGATTTGATGAAAGTGGTAGGGATAGATTAGGACAAGATGCTTTGATCAAGGATGGTTCTAATCGTGGTggattgaataataatacaagaCCAATATTTGGATCATATTTTGGTGTTTCTTTACAATTAGTTATCGATGATAGGATATTTAGAAATGATTTTAATGGAGTGATATCGTGTTTTAATTATAACATGCTATATAAACCAGAAGattctttaattaaaatTCATTAG
- the CNB1 gene encoding calcineurin regulatory subunit B (similar to Saccharomyces cerevisiae CNB1 (YKL190W); ancestral locus Anc_4.292) has translation MGAAPSKIVDNLLEDTNFDLDEIERLRKRFMKLDRDSSGSIDKNEFMSIPGVSSNPLAGRIMEVFDADNSGDVDFQEFITGLSIFSGRGSKNEKLKFAFKIYDIDKDGFISNGELFIVLKIMVGSNLNDEQLQQIVDRTIMENDLDGDGHLSFEEFKSAIETTEVAKSLTLDIDI, from the coding sequence atGGGTGCAGCTCCTTCTAAAATTGTAGATAATCTTCTGGAAGAtacaaattttgatttagatgaaattgaaagattaaGGAAAAGATTCATGAAACTTGATCGAGATAGTTCAGGATCTATCGATAAGAATGAATTTATGAGTATTCCCGGTGTTTCCTCCAATCCATTAGCTGGTCGTATAATGGAAGTTTTTGATGCTGATAATAGTGGTGATGTCGACTTCCAAGAATTTATTACCGGTCTCTCCATATTTAGTGGGAGAGGCAgtaagaatgaaaaattgaaatttgcTTTCAAGAtttatgatattgataaagatgGGTTCATATCAAATGGTGAATTATTTATcgttttgaaaattatggTGGGTTCTAATTTAAACGATGAACAATTACAACAGATTGTAGATAGAACTATAATGGAAAATGACCTTGATGGTGATGGACATTTAagttttgaagaatttaaaagTGCTATCGAAACAACAGAAGTTGCAAAGAGTTTGACATtagatatagatatataa
- the HYM1 gene encoding Hym1p (similar to Saccharomyces cerevisiae HYM1 (YKL189W); ancestral locus Anc_4.289) → MFKKYKNQDLDMAFWWKKNPKTSSDYVKLISNQLAKIAASSSSSTVLSTSSSQPNSTNAIAASNSSMNPSSSPNSTSATSDSNKKLQEECSKYLIGLKHFILADTDPHPSPEAIDELYTAMFRSDLFYDLILHIPDLEFEARKEVMIIFAICLNYSKDNKFVTVDYFIQQPKTINLMLKICESSLQQKRSASHDVFLVIGNMIIECIKYEQLCRIILKDPQLWNFFEFAKLANFEISTQSLQILNAVFTTHSKLVSKEFFNNSNNIINFIKRINKLMTHGNYVTKRQSTKLLASLIIQRNFNQLMNTYINAPESLKIIMNLMTDKSKNLQLEAFNCFKILIANPRKSKPILDILIKNREKLLKYFETFGLDNQDPVFLNEREFVIDRIENLPRIISANIDPSSSSTMANNPNINLMSSSPSSHNTTGILSPMNTANITNTTASLTTQTATPSSHKLANLSSHSRGGAAISNTSVANIINNNNSNVSENINSINHTSHTNHNHSSHNHGHTSQDSHLS, encoded by the coding sequence ATgttcaagaaatataaGAATCAAGACCTGGACATGGCATTCTGGTGGAAGAAGAATCCAAAGACTTCATCAGATTATGTCAAATTGATTAGTAACCAATTGGCTAAGATTGCTGCttcttcctcatcatcaacagTTTTATCAACATCATCTTCTCAACCAAACTCAACAAATGCAATTGCTGcatctaattcatcaatgaaTCCATCCTCATCACCGAACTCAACATCTGCCACTTCtgatagtaataaaaaacTACAGGAAGAATGTTCCAAGTACTTAATAGGTTTAAAACATTTCATATTGGCAGATACAGATCCACATCCATCACCAGAGGCAATAGATGAATTATATACAGCAATGTTCCGTTCTGATTTATTTTATGATCTTATATTACATATCCCAGATTTAGAATTCGAAGCAAGAAAGGAAGTAATGATTATCTTTGCCATTTGTTTAAATTATTCTAaggataataaatttgtcACAGTAGATTATTTCATTCAACAACCgaaaacaataaatttaatgttAAAAATTTGTGAATCTTCAttacaacaaaaaagaagTGCATCTCATGATGTCTTCCTCGTAATTGGTAATATGATTATTGAATGCATCAAATATGAACAATTATGTAGAATTATCTTAAAGGATCCTCAACTTTGGAATTTTTTCGAATTTGCTAAATTAgcaaattttgaaattagtACACAATCATTACAAATTTTAAACGCTGTCTTCACCACTCATTCTAAATTGGTTTCAAAagaattctttaataattcaaataatataataaatttcattaaacgtattaataaattaatgaCTCATGGAAATTATGTGACAAAGAGACAAAGTACGAAATTATTAgcatcattaataattcaaagaaattttaatcaattaatgaataCTTATATTAATGCCCCAGAAAGtttaaaaattataatgaatttaatgacAGATAAATCgaaaaatttacaattagaagcatttaattgtttcaaaatacTGATAGCGAATCcaagaaaatcaaaaccAATATTAGATATCTTAATTAAGAatagagaaaaattattgaaatacTTTGAAACATTCGGTCTAGATAATCAAGATCCTGTTTTCCTTAATGAAAGAGAATTTGTCATCGatagaattgaaaatttaccTCGTATAATTTCTGCCAATATAGATccatcatcctcatcaaCGATGGCAAACAAtccaaatataaatttaatgagCTCTTCTCCATCAAGTCATAATACAACGGGGATTCTATCACCAATGAACACAGCAAATATTACAAATACAACTGCATCATTGACTACACAAACAGCAACACCATCATCACATAAATTGGCCAATTTATCTTCTCATTCACGTGGTGGTGCTGCAATTTCAAACACTTCTGTTGcaaatatcattaataataataacagcaATGTATCCGAGAATATCAACTCGATTAATCACACTAGTCATACTAATCATAATCATTCAAGTCACAATCATGGCCATACAAGTCAAGATAGTCACCTCAgttaa